Part of the Bacillus cabrialesii genome is shown below.
TGAAGGCCAATCACTGCATCAATACCATCCAACTGGCCGTCCCCTATCACTTTTGCAGCGCCGGCACCTGATTCCTCTGCCGGCTGAAATAATAAACGAACCTTTCCTTTCAGGCTGTCTTGATTTTGCTTTAATAAAAAAGCAGCACCAAGAAGCGCTGCCGTATGAAAATCATGCCCGCACGCATGCATGATTCCTTTATGTTTAGACGCATAAGGCAAGCCTGTTTTTTCTTCAATCGGCAAGGCATCGATATCAGCCCTCAAAGCAATCGACGGACCTTCTGACTCTCCCGCTATGTCTGCGAATACTCCCGTTTTCAGTGAAGTAGGGCGAATCTGTATCCCCTTTTCTGTCAGGCATTTTTTTATAAAATCAGTTGTTTCAAATTCTTCTTTCGACAGTTCAGGATATTGGTGCAGGTGGCGGCGAATGCCGATGAGCTGTTTTTCCAGCGTTGAGGAATATTCTTCATTTGTGTTCTGAAATGGATATGCGCCTTCTATATTTCTCCAATAATCCAAAGTCATGTTTCCCGCTCCTTTCCCTATCCCAATCTATTTTCTTCAGGCTCTTCAATATAAGCAGCAGCAAACCGACTCAACTTACCAGCCAGACCGCCCGCCCCAAATTTTATATACTTGCTGGAGGCTTTTTGATCGCCTTCTTTTAAAAAGCTTAAAAAAGATAAAATATAAATGCGCCTGTAAGCAATCTGCGTAATTCCATACTCGAAAAACCAATTATCAATGACATTGTATACACCTCGGTTGATGCCGTATAGATTGTTACATTTCTTGTAAAAGCAGAGATCCGGAAGATTCAATTCCTGATGGGAAAGCAGGTTTTCTTTTTTGTTTTGTGTCGTCATTCCAATCTGTTCAAAGCGTTTTGCCGCGCATGAAATATCTTTTTTTATTTGCTTTTTTAAAGACTCCAAAGAATCAAACCTTCTTTCTTCTCTCAATTTAAAGAGAATGCTGCATTCGACCTTTTTTCCATAGATGTCTCTATGAAAGTCAAACAAATAAATCTCCAATGTCTTTTGAAGGTGAGAGCCGACGGTCGGTTTCACGCCGATATTCATCACTCCTAAATAAAATTGATGATCGACTAACACCAGAACCCCATAAACTCCATCTTGCAGCCCATTCATTTTCGCATCTACATTTGCCGTGGGGAATCCAAGCTTTCTCCCTAATTGTTTTCCTTTCACAACCGTACCTGCAATGATCGTCAAACCAGTCTTCCTCCCATCTCAGCTTCCGCCTTCTGATCAAAGGGTACCTAATTTGATGAATGTAACACGGACTGTTGCAGCGGAATGCCAAGACCGAGATTTTCCCGCAATGTCCCGCCGTGATAATCTTGACGATAAAGCCCCCTTTCTTGAAGAATCGGAATCACTTTTTCTACAAAAGCATCAAGTGTTCCCGGTATATCCGACCCAATAATAAATCCATCAGCGGCCTCAGCTTTGAACCAAGTCTCAATTAAGGATGCGACCTGCTCTGGTGTGCCAATGAATAAGGACCGCGGAAAGGCTATCTCCTGCGCTACCTCCCGCAATGTCAAATTTCTGGTTTTTGCTTCTCTCTTAATCCGGTCCGTTGTGCTTTGAAACGCATTCTTTCCGACATCGCCAATATCGGGAAACGGTTCATCCAGCGGGTAGACACTCAGATCGTAATCATCAAAAAAACGGGCCAAATAGGTAACAGCATTTTCAATCGGAATCAATTCTGCAAATTCACGGTACTTCCTTTCTGCCTCTTCTTCCGTATCTGCCACAATCGGACTGATTCCCGGAAAAATCCGCACACTGGAAGGATCACGCCCTTCGGCAGCAGCGCGCCTTTTCACATCCGCATAAAACGCTTTTGTCTCTTCGAATGAATTGGAATGGGTAAAAATCGCATCCGCATTTTTGGCGGCAAACTGCCGGCCTGTTTCTGATGAACCCGCTTGAAACACTACAGGCTCTCCCTGT
Proteins encoded:
- a CDS encoding LLM class flavin-dependent oxidoreductase; this encodes MTRSDFIQFGAIIHGVGGTTDGWRHPDVDPGASTNIEFYKQKAQTAEKGLFSFIFIADGLFISEKSIPHFLNRFEPVTILSALASVTKNIGLVGTFSTSFTEPFTISRQLMSLDHISGGRAGWNLVTSPQEGAARNHSKSNLPEHTERYEIAQEHLDVVRGLWNSWEHDAFIHNKKTGKFFAPEKLHRLNHKGKYFQVEGPLNIGRSKQGEPVVFQAGSSETGRQFAAKNADAIFTHSNSFEETKAFYADVKRRAAAEGRDPSSVRIFPGISPIVADTEEEAERKYREFAELIPIENAVTYLARFFDDYDLSVYPLDEPFPDIGDVGKNAFQSTTDRIKREAKTRNLTLREVAQEIAFPRSLFIGTPEQVASLIETWFKAEAADGFIIGSDIPGTLDAFVEKVIPILQERGLYRQDYHGGTLRENLGLGIPLQQSVLHSSN
- a CDS encoding riboflavin kinase, coding for MTIIAGTVVKGKQLGRKLGFPTANVDAKMNGLQDGVYGVLVLVDHQFYLGVMNIGVKPTVGSHLQKTLEIYLFDFHRDIYGKKVECSILFKLREERRFDSLESLKKQIKKDISCAAKRFEQIGMTTQNKKENLLSHQELNLPDLCFYKKCNNLYGINRGVYNVIDNWFFEYGITQIAYRRIYILSFLSFLKEGDQKASSKYIKFGAGGLAGKLSRFAAAYIEEPEENRLG